Within the Bacteroidota bacterium genome, the region CGCCAGAAGAACGCCTCCTGGCGGAAGGGGCTTTCAGGGAAGTGCTCCAGAAGCTCGCGAAATCTCTGCTCGGCCAGCCCATATTGGGCTTGGTAAAAGTGGGCCCGTCCGATTAAGAGCAGGGCGTCGTCAACGAACCGGCTCCGGGGCCGATCCCGAATCACGGCGGCGGCCTTTTCGATGGCCGTGCTCCATGGGTCGGAGGGGCTGGCCCCTCTCGAAGGTCCTGCTGCGGGAACCTCAGGCGCCTCCGGTGTGAGGGTATAGACCCACAGCCATTCATGCAGAGTCGGCTGCCCGTGTTCCGTCCTCTGCTGCCTTTCGGCTTTCGAGAAAGCCGCCCGAGCGTTGTAGAAGGTGTTGAAGTAGGCCGTGAAGTCCACCCACGTCTGCGCGGCCCGAGGTCGGAGCGCGCTGCAACCGGCAAGCAAGACGGCGCCCAGCGCTATGGTGGCGATGGTTCTCACAGCGTGGCCACCTGCACCATATTGGTTCGGCCTTTGGCCGGAAGCGGCATGCCGGCCGTGATCACCACGCGATCACCGGGCTTGGCCCAGCCGCGGCGCAGCAATTCCTCTCGGACCCGGTCGATGACGGCATCCGTGTGCGCCTGAAAAGGGATGGGCACGCCGATTGTGCCCCGAACCAGATGCAGCAGGGCCGCTACATGGGGATCGTCCGTAAAGGCCACGATCGGCACCCAGGGGCGGTACTTGGCGATCACGCGGGCCGTCTGCCCCGAAAATGTCAAGCAGGCAATCGCACGCGCCCCAACTTGTCGAGCCAGCTCGCAGGCCGTGTAGCTGATGGCCTCTGTTACAGCCTCCTCCGCAGTGCGGGCTGGGGTAAATGGGTGCGGTGGGAAGAGATCCGGTCGCGCCTCTGTGGCCTCAATAATGCGCGCCATCACGCGCACCGCCTCTACGGGATGACGCCCCATCGCCGTTTCGGCCGAGAGCATCACAGCGTCTGTACCGTCCAGCACAGCGTTGGCTACATCGGTGGCCTCAGCCCGCGTGGGTCGAGGGTTTTCGACCATGGATTCCAACATCTGCGTGGCCGTGATGATGGGCCGAGCCCGTTGCAGGCTTTTGCGGATAATATCCTTCTGCAACAGCGGAATCTGATCGGGTGACGCCTCAATCCCCAAATCCCCCCGCGCCACCATCACGGCATCGGCCACCTCCAGGATTTCCTCCAGGGCCTCCACCGCTTCAGGCTTCTCGATCTTCGCCACCACGCCCGCCCGACCCCCCAGGGCCGCGATCTCGCGCCGCAGCGTGCGCACATCCTCCGCAGTCCGCACAAAGGAAAGGGCTATCCACTCCACCCCCTGCGCCAACGCAAAACGCAGATCCTCTCGGTCCTTGCTCGTGAGCGCCGGCAGCCGCACCGGCACGCGAGGCAGGTTCATCCCCTTTCGGGAACGCAGCAGCCCCCCAACCTCCACAACCGCTAAAACCTCCCGCGGACGCGTCTCCAGCACCCGCAGCTCCATCAGGCCATCATCTAACAGAATCCGGTCCCCGGGCCGCACGTCCTCCGGCAAGTGCGCGTAGTTCGTGCTCAGCCGCCAGCTGGTGCTCGGCAGAGGTTCGGTGCTGATCAGCACCTGCTGACCGGCGCGTAGTTCTACGGCATCACCCTCTACGGGGCCGATGCGGATCTTCGGACCCTGTAGATCGTACAGAATCGGCACCGTACGAGAGAGCTCGCGCCCAGCCTGACGCACATAGGCGATCAGCCGGGCTTGATCCTCGTGCGTGCCGTGCGCGGCGTTGAGCCGGGCCACGTCCATACCGGCCTCTAGTAGGGCCCGAATCCGCTCCGGGCTCTGTGTAGCCGGCCCCAGGGTGCAGATGATCTTCGTATGCCGCATCATCCCAGTAACTCCAGCAGGCGCACGAGAGCCGCAGTGGCGCGCTCCCGGACGGAATCGTGAACCCGATCGGAAAGAGCGGTGGGCTCGAGGTTGATCTCGACCGTATAGGCGCCCGATTCCCAGGCGATCTCCGGAAGCCAGGCCGCCGGATAAACAACGGCGGAGGTGCCGATCACCAAAAAGACCTCAGCGCGTCGGGCGGCGGCCTCGGCCCGCATCCAGGCCTCTTCCGGCAGAGGTTCGCCAAACCAGACCACATCGGGCCGAACAAGCTCCCCGCAGTGCGCGCAACGGGGCGGCTCTTTGAGCTCTGTATCGGGTTCGACCCAGGGCCGCTGGCAGGCGACGCAACGGTTGCGTTCTATGTTGCCGTGCAGCTCCACCACGTTGCGGCTGCCGGCGCGCCGGTGCAGGTTGTCGACGTTCTGCGTGATGAGCGTAAAATCCGGATAGCGCTCCTCCAGCGCAACAAGGGCCAGATGGGCGGCGTTCGGCTGGGCCTCCCGCGCCACCCGACGCCGGTGTTCGTACCAAGACCAGACAAGCTCGGGGTTGCGCAGGAAGGCCTTTACGTTGGCCAGCTCTTCGGGCTTGAACCGGGCCCAGAGGCCCTCTGGGCTGCGAAAAGTCGGAATTCCGCTCTCCGCGGATATGCCCGCTCCGGTTAGCACGGCCACTGAGCGGGCGCGCCGCAGTCGTTCAATGGTCTTCGGATGGTACATGGCTCATGCGGCGCAGCAGTTCCATCACCTCGGCCATGTCCTCAGGGGGATCGGCCGCAAACTGGAGCCATTGCCCCGTTACGGGGTGCCGAAACCCCAGCGTGCGGGCGTGCAGGGCCTGTCGGGGCAGGCGTTCCAGAAGCGCCTGATACGCAGCTCGCCGGCCGGCGCGCTCAGCCCCGTAGCGCAGGGTCCGCCCCCCGTAGACCGGATCCCCGAAGACGGGATGCCCCAGCCAGGCGCAATGCACCCGTATTTGGTGCGTGCGACCCGTAAGCAGGCGCAGCTCAAGCAGAGAGAGCGCCTCGTAGCGCTCCAAGACCCGGTAGCGCGTCACAGCCGGCTTGCCCGAAGCCAGAACGGCCATGCGCTTGCGGTCGCGCGGATCTCGACCAATGGGGGCCGAGATCTCGCCCTCCGGCTCCGGATGCCCCCAGACCAGCGCCCAATAGCGGCGCTCCAAAGTTCGAAGCTGAAACTGCCGGGCTAGGTTCGCGTGTGTGCCTTCGTCCTTGGCCACCAAGAGCAGTCCGGAGGTGTCCTTGTCAAGTCGGTGCACGATACCGGGCCGGAGCACGGGATCGTTCAGCCCCGAAAGCCGGCCTACGTGGGCAAGCAGCCCGTTTACGAGCGTGCCGCTCCAGTGCCCAAAGGCCGGGTGCACGACCACGCCGGGGGGTTTATTGAGCACCAACAGGTAGGCGTCCTCATAACGGATATCTAGCTCCATGGGCTCAGGCCGCACCTCCGGAGGCGGGGGCTTGGGGATCATGACCTCGATCCGGTCGCCAGCCCGCACGCGATAGCCCGCCCTCGTGGCGAGCTCGCCTGAGACCCGCACCAGGCCCGCCGCTATGGCGGCCTGCACCCGGGAGCGCGTGGCGTGCTCCAGGCGCCGCGCGATGTAGAGATCAAGCCGTTCCCGCTCCCGATAGCCAGCGGGAACCTCGAGGACGACACGACGCACTTCAGCCATCGGAGGCCGCAGCATGGCGAAGGCGCATTCGGGCGCGGATGCGTTCTAGTTCCGGCTTCAGGAGGTCCCAGAGCGAGTCTGGAGCGGCAAGCGTTACGGAGACCACGTGATGGTTTGGCGTAAGCAGGGCCGCCTGCACAGCGTGCAACACCTGCTGCGTGCCCGGCACGAGCACGTGACCCTCGATTTCGTGCGCTTCTAGACCCGCTATCTGGGTGCGGCGCTCTTCGTGCACCTCCGTATTGGGGGCCGTGGCCGTCTGCTTGATCAGGCGCCGGCGCAATAGCTCAAGCGAAAGCGTATCCCGAACCGGATCATAGGGGGCGGCGCGGACGACCACGTTGTTGTAGCTCATCGGCACCCCCGGGGCTCGGGCCCGGAGCTCATACCAGCGCCGCTCCCCGCGCCAACCGGCCGGAAGCCAGACCTCTAAGGCGTCGCGGCCCACAACGAGCACGGAGTCGCGCCGCAGCACAAAGCGCTCCACATCCGAGGCCGGACGATCGCGCTCCAGACGGCCGCAGCCCAGGCTCAGCAGAAGCAAGCTAAGCGCAATCGCGCTCGTAGATCGCATACGCCGCTCGACGAAAGCCGGTCCGTTCGTATACGGCCATGGCCATCCGATTTTCTTGGTGCACGTACAGACGCAAGCCGCAAACGTCACTAGAGGCGCGGGCTGCGGCCTGCACTTCCCGCAAAAGGGCGCGAAAAACCCCACGACCTCGCCATGAGGGCGCAACGTAGACGCTCTGCACCCACCAAAAATATCGGGCCCGCCAATCGCTCCACTCCCTGGTGATAAGCAGCTGCCCTACAGGAGTCGATCCGTTTTTTGCTATCCAATAACGGCCTTTTTGAGAGTCCCGCAGCACAGCCTCCACGCCGGCCCGCACCCGCTCGGGATCCAGGGTCAGGCCCTCAGACTCCCAGGCCAGGGCCAGGTTGAAAGCGACGATCGCCTCCGCGTCCTCCCAAGAGGCCACATGCACCCGAAACGAGCTCATTCCGTCCAACCCTGGTTCTCCAGCCGCTGTTCCTGTGGTACCGGCCCAGCAGGACGCGCCGGAACACCCTTGTAAATGAGACCCGGTTGCGCATGCCGCGTCAGCACAGCACCGGCGCCTACCAGCGCGTCCTCCCCGATTTCTATGCCCGGCAGGATCGTCGCATGCACCCCAATGCGCCCGCCTCGACGCACGGTCACGCCGCGAAAACGCCGAAAGCGCTCCGCCGTGCGGCCCGCAAAGGGATCGTTGCTTGTGGCTACACAGGGGGCGACGAACACAAAATCCTCCAGCCGCGAGTAGGCCGTTATGTAGGCGTTTGTTTCTAGTTTGCAATAACGGCCTATGAGGCAGTCGTTCTCCACCGCCACCCCCCGGCCGATGATCGTGCCCGCGCCCACCTGAACACGCTCCCGCACCGTGGCCAGGTCCGCCACCATGACGCCGGCCTCCAGGCGCGCCCCCGCATATATGATGGCGTGCGCCCCGATCAGGCATCCGTCGCCGATCTCCGCCGGCGGCTGCTCTTCGGCCCGCGTGACGGCGCTGCGCGCGGCCCGCATGGGCTGCTTGCCGATCACGGCGTGCTCGTCTATGCGCACCCCATCCCCGATGCGCACACCGGCGTGCACCACCACATGATGCCCGATTCGGCAGTTGCGCCCGATGCGCACCCCCGCCCCGATCACGACAAAAGCGCCCAGCTCCGTGCCTGGACCGATCTCGGCCGTGGGATCGATCCAGCATGTCGCCCTCATGGATGCAGATGCGGCAGTATCTCGCGTAGCTTCTTCCATGTCTCCTCCAACGCCTCGGAGATAACCTTCACCTCCCCGAGCACGGGCATGAAATTCGTGTCCCCGTGCCAGCGGGGCACCACATGCAGGTGCACGTGATCCTCGATCCCGGCCCCCGCCACGCGGCCCAGGTTCATGCCCACATTATAGCCGTGGGGCTGCATAAGCGCATCGAGGGCCCGGATGGCCAAGCGCGCAGCACACCAGAGCTCCAGCAGTTCGGCCTCCTCAAGCCGCAGCAGCGAGTCCACATGCCGGAAGGGCACGGCCATCAGATGGCCGCTGTTGTACGGGTACAAGTTCAGCACAAGGAAAACGCGTTCGCCCCGCCAGACGATCAAGTTCTCGGGGCTGTCGGGCCTCTGAGGAGCCTCGCAGAAAATGCAATCCCGAGACCCGGATCCCTCCTTGAAAGAGGCGATGTACCGAGAGCGCCAGGGGGAAAAGAGCCGCTCCATAGGGACCAAGGTGTGGTGGGCGTTCAAAGATACGCAACAGGGCCTCAGCGCGGCGGCCGCGCATGAAGAACCTGCATGAGATCGTCTACGGGCAGCGGCCACTTGTGATAACGAAAGCCCTCGGCGTAGGCGGCTCCGATGAGCAGGCCGAAGTGCCGCAGCCGACCGATGAGCCCCTCCCAGAAGCGATCCGTAGAGAGTAACGTCGGCGGGTCGTCCCCGGCGTAATCGGGGCTGAAAAGCTGAGACCGGTAGGCCCGCACGGCCTGTAAGCGTTCCTCGATCACATCCGATATGTCCACTACGAAGTGCGGCCGCAGATCATCGTGCTGTAGGTAATGCAGGATGTGATGAGGCCGCCAGGGCTCCTGCGGGGTGCCATCGGCCTCCAGCGTTTGGATTCGACGCAGGCCGGCGTAAAAGGAGGCCTCCACGACCAGACGGGCGGCATGTTCGTGATCCGGATGCCGATCCGTGGGCGCGTTTACCAGGATCAGATGCGGTCGATAGCGGCGCAGCACCCGGATCACGGCCAACCGCGCCGCTTCGTTTAGGGGGATGTGGCCGTCTGGAAGGCCTAGGTTTTCGCGTATGCTTAAGCCCAGTATGCGCGCGGCCGCCTCGGCTTCCTGGGCGCGTATTTCAGGCGTGCCGCGCGTACCCAGCTCCCCGCGCGTGAGATCTACAATCCCGGTCCGATAACCGGCCCGAGCAAGCTTAAGAAGCGTGCCGCCGCAGGAGAGCTCTGCGTCGTCCGGGTGCGCAGCGAAGGCCAATACATCTAGCTGCATCGGGATCTCCGAAAAACGGGACGAAGTTACGAGCTCGCGCCTTATGGGTCCAGCCGTTAGCGAACTCGGGGAGTCCGGTCTATTTTTGCGATATGCGCAAGCTCTTGCCGCATGAAATCCGGCGCCCCAGCCTAGAGGAGCTCCCTCGGCTTCCCCGGCATCCGATCGTGCTCGTGGCGGAGAACATCCGAAGCCTGCACAACGTGGGCTCTTTTTTCCGCACCGCCGACGGGGCGCGCATCGAGAAAGTTTACCTAACGGGCTTTACGGGCACGCCTGAACGGGCTGAGGTGCGCAAAACCGCCCTAGGAGCCGAGGCCTCTGTGCCGTGGGAGCACGATCCGGACACGCTAGCCGTGCTGGAGCGCCTGCGAGCGGCCGGCTATCGGATCGCAGCCCTGGAGCTAACCGACTGTAGCCGCCCCTACCACGCCGTGCGCCCAGAGGAATTCCCCTTGGCGCTCGTGGTAGGCAACGAGCTTACGGGCGTTTCGGATGCGGCCCTGCAGCGATGCGATTTCGCCCTCGAGATCCCTCAGTACGGGATCAAGCACTCCCTGAACGTCTCTGTTGCCGCCGGGGTGGTCCTTTTCACCCTGGTGCATCTGTACCGAGAGGCCTGCGGCCTACCCAGCGGGTATACGCCCGAGCAGGAACATCTACTGGGGCGCTTCCGCGGCCGTGAGGCGCTCTCGCAGGACCCTTGCGGCCTGCACCATGGCCCATAGATTGCGCTCCACTTCCTGCCAAGTGCGGGTCTTCAGACCGCAGTCAGGGTTGACCCAGAGCCGTTCCGGGGTAATGTACCTTAAATATGCCTCTAGGCGCCTCGTTACCTCTTCTGGGCTCACCTCCTGGGGCGAGTGCACATCGAAGGCTCCGGGACCTACGGAGAGCCCCAGGCCTTTTAGGGCCTCAAGAAAACGCGGCTCCTGGCGAGAGGCCTCGATGCTGACCACATCGGGATCCATGGCCTCAAGAAAGGGCCTCAGCACCGCGTAATCGGAGTAGCAAAGGTGCACGTGCACTTGCACCCGGGGCCCCACAGGAACAGCGCGCCGGAAGGCCTCTCGGACCAGCTCCAGATATGCCGGACGATCCGAGGCCCGAAGGGGAAGCTTCTCGAGCAGGGCCGGTTCGTCGATCTGCAAAAACCGAAAACCCGCCTCCTCTATGGCCCGCACCTCTTCTGAGAGGGCTTCGGCGAGGTTCAGCACGACTTGAGCGAAGCTTGCCCCTTCAGGTAGGTAACTCCAAGCCGCCAACGTAATAGGTCCCGTCAGAATAGCCTTCACGGGCTTGTGGGTGAGGCTTTGGGCGTAGCGCAGTTCCTCCAGGATCAGGGGTCTTGTGCGCCGCGCCGGACCCGACAGGATCGGGGGCCGGTACACGCGGCTTCCGTAGGACAGAACCCAGCCTCCGGGGTTGAGGTGAAAGCCCTCTAGCCGCTCGGCGAAGAACTCCACCATGTCGCTGCGCTCCGGCTCCCCATGCACCAGCACGTCCAGGCCGACTTCCTCTTGAAAGCGGATCACGCGCCAGATGGCCTGCCTTATGGCTTCCCAGTAGGCCGCAGAGGCGAGCTTGCCCTCTCGGAGCCTAGCCCGAAGAGCGCGCAGCTCTTGGGTCTGCGGAAAGCTTCCGATGGTGGTGGTGGGCAAAAGCGGCAGCCCTAGGTCCTGCTGCGCCTGGCGTCGCACTTCAAGAGGGGGCCGGGGCCTAGGCGGGGAGTCCGGATCAGAAAACCGCGTCGGCTCCTGACGGGGTCGCCAGCGCTCAGCCTCCCGCCAGGCCGCCTCTTCTTGACTGAGCATGCGGCTTAGTAGGGCCAGCTCACGCAGCCGCTCCTCGGCGAAGGCCAGTTTCCCCTCCAGGCCCGGAGGCGGGGTCTCAACCCGCCAGGGCAGGTGGTATAACGGGGCGCGTGGGGCTAGCCACAGTTCGCGACCCGTTTCCCCCAGAGCCCCCTGCAAGCGATCGGCTAGCTCCGGCAAGGGGGTGCGCCAGACCTCTTGGCCCTCCACCACGCCCAAGACGAGCACGCCGGGCGCTTGGGAAAGCTCGGCCCAAATCGCCTGTTCCTTGAGGTCTAGGCTTACGCCAGCCCAGGGCAGACCATAGAGCACCCCTCGCACCCGGGGCTCCGGAAACAGGTAGGGGCAAAGGAGCACAAGCGGCAGCGCCGAAAGCATGCGTGCATAAAGCCCCCTTAGCAAGGGCGCATCCTCAGCCGCTTCGTCCAAACCCAAGGCGGGCTCCTCCAAAAGGGCTAAGGGGGCTCCGGCCTGCTTGAGCTCGGCCAAAAAGACGGCGTACACCTCCCCCAGCGCCCCCAGGTGTTCGGCGCGCCTTTGCTCCGGGGGAGGGTTTTGGGCTAAGCGCAGCAGGGTGTAAGGTCCAAGCAGCAGGGGCAGCCCTTCGGGGTGGCTCCGGTAAGCCGCAAGGGGCTTGTTCCAGTGAGGGCGGTAGTCGGGTTTCTCCGGAAGCGCCGGGGCCAAGTAATGGTAGTTCGTCCCAAACCATTTCCTTAGGGGCAGCGCGCCTTTGCCGCGCGCCAGGGCGTAGTAGGCCTCAGGATCTTCGGGGTCTATGGGGTAGATCCCCACCATGATGGCCACATCCAGCAGGGGATCATACAGGCTCATCTCTCCCACCGGATAGCGATCCACGTACCGGCGGTAGGTGGCCAGCCGCAGTTCCTCTAGAGTCTCAAGCCCCCTCCAGAAGTCCGCCTCGGAGATCTTTCCCGCCCAGTAGCCCTCTAAGAGCTCCTTGTACTCCCGGCTTGGGCCCAACCGGGGAAGGCCATAGGCCAGCGTTTTGAACATATCCCCCTCCTTATAAAGGCGAATCGGACGCTATAACCCTCTCGCAGATCAAAATAAAGCTAGCTTAGCTCTCCGATGAAAACCGCAAACGGCTTTAGGACTATTTCGCGGGGGCGCTGGAGGACTTCCTTTTCGCAAAAAAGGCGGCGAACGGATCTACCCCTAGGCAGGGGCGCGCAAACCTCCTCCGAGCTCATGTTGAACGTGATCCAGCAGGTCTGACCGCTCACGGCATCGCGTCGCAGGAAGGTCAAACAAGCCTCCGAATCCCCGAGCGGCTCGTAGTCTCCGCCGTAAAGGGCCGGGGTGCGCTGGCGAAGCCGAATGAGCCTACGGTAATAGTGGAGCATCGAGTTGGGGTCTTGCTCCTGATCGGCCACGTTGATCCCCTGGGCGTAGTTGGGGTTGACGGGAAGCCATGTTTCGACCCCCGGTGGGCTAAAGCCCGCGTTCGGCGCGTTGGCCCATTGCATGGGTGTGCGACAGCGGTCTCGACTTGTGCGTATGGCCAGCGTGCGCGCCCATTCCGGATCGCAGCCGCAGGCCACGGCGGTCCTATACAGCACGATGGCCTGGGTGTCGCGGAGCTGCTCTACGTCCTGCAGCAGCAGATCGGTCATGCCGATCTCCTCCCCGTAATACAGTACGGGCGTGCCCTTGAGGGTGAGCAGCAGCGCGGCGTTAAGACGCGCTATCGCCTCGTCGTGCTCGCCGTCTCCGAAGGCGGAGCGCACGCGGGAGCTGTCGTGGTTGTTGAGCGTATTGCAGGGCCATGCGCCGGGGGGAAGTTGGGCTAGCCGCTCGGCCTGATTGGCACGTACGAAAGCCGGCCGTATGCGGTTCGTGTGCATGAGGGGAAAGTTGAAGACCAGATGCAGCTCATCTTGCCCGTTGCCGTAGTAGGATATGTCGTGATCCTCGCCGATGAGCACGCGATCTCCCGGGTACGTATCCACTAGGGCGCGCAGCGCCTTCATGAGGACGTGCACCTCGGGTTGGGCGTTTTGGTGGCGGAACGTCTGCGCCAGGGCTTGCGCAAGCTCGCGCATCTGCTCCGGCGGCAGGTTCTCCCGCCAAGCGCGCAGGATCTCCAGATCCGAGAGCCGGATCTCGGCCGGAGGCATGTCGGGATGCTCGTAGATCGTGCTGATGGCGTCCAGGCGAAATCCATCCACTCCGAGCGAAAGCCAAAAGCGCACGACCTCCCACATCGCCTCCTGCACTTCGGGGTTGCGCCAGTTCAGGTCTGGTTGCTCCTTGAAAAAGTAGTGATAGTAATACTGGCCCGTTGCGGGGTCGAACTCCCAGGCGGAGCCTCCGAAGACAGAGCGCCAGTTGTTCGGCGGCCCTCCGTCGGGACCCGGATCGCGCCACACGTACCAGTTTCGTTTGGGGTTGCTGCGATCTGAGCGCGACTCCAAAAACCACGGATGGCGATCGGAGGTATGATTGAGCACGAGATCAACCAAGACGCGTATACCCCGAGCGTGCGCCTGGCGCACCAGCAGCCGAAAGTCCTCAAGCGTGCCGTATTCCGGGGCTACAGCCATGTAGTCGGCCACGTCATAGCCCCAATCCACGTTGGGGGACGGATAGTGGGGGCAAAGCCAGATAGCGCCGATTCCGAGCCGTCGCAGGTAATCGAGCTTGCCCAGGATGCCGTTTAAGTCTCCGATGCCATCTCCGTTGGCGTCGGCGAAGCTGCGCGGATAGATCTGGTAGAAAACCTCTCGCTGCCACCATTTCAGAGGTGTGCGCATCCGAAAGTTCCCCCCCTGAAGATCTGATGCTGTCCGATCGCGAGCATATCCCGCAGGATGCGGTTGAGGCGCGACGTCTCCTGCACGGCCAACATGCCGCAGCAGGGCAGGGCGGCCAGAGTAAGCCTGCGCATGCTTTCCAGATGAACCCCGATTCGCTCAGCCCATTGGCGTTGCTCTTGAGCCGTCATGCCGTTTCCGGCTGCCCGTTCAAGCCCGCTAATAAGTCCGAATAAGATCCTGCCGTGCCAGCGTGCCTTCCTCCTATAGGCCGCCACGCGCTGGCGACGCTCCAGGGCATGAGCCAACGACGCGACAGCTTCGTCCAAGAAGGCCATCACCAAGCCGTAGGCTACGGCACCTATGGAGACGAGCGCGAAAAGCTCGAACGGAATCCGATATACGGGGAGGCCGGGGTCCCAGAGCTGTTCGCCCACGACGAAGCTATGGGCCTCGGGCACGAAGACCTCGGTGACGCGAAACGACCAGCTGGAGGTGGCCCGCATGCCCATGGCATGCCAATCGGGTATGAGTTCGACCGCCTCGCGAGGGAAGGCGAAAGCCCTGATGGCGTTGCCCTCCTCCGGAAGCACCGCGTTTGCGGTAAACAAGCTTGCGTACTGCGCGCCGCTGGCGTAGCGCCAGGTACCGCTTACGCGGTAACCGCCGGTGACGCGATACGCCCTTCCGCTGGGGTATCCAGAACCCGCGATCACGGCTTGCTGGGGAGAGAAGAAGGCCTTTGCCACCTCAGGCGGAAAGGAAGGCACGAAAAACCCTCCCCCTGCGCCGATCTGCACCAACCACGCCACGCTTCCGTCGGCCCTAGCGAGCGCCGCGTAGAGCGCGGCGGCCTCCCGAAGGGACAGGGCGAGCCCGCCGAATGACTTGGGCACAAACAGCTTAAAAAGCCCTCGCTCAACAAGCTGTGCCAGGACGTCCTCAGGCAGCGTCGGGTGAGCCTGCCAGCGTGGAGCGTTTTCGGCGATGAACGCGATAAAGTCCTTTTGTGCCCTCAAGTAGAAGCCATCTCCTAGCGACATGCAGCAACACCCCCTTCAAGGGGGCGAAGATCCCGATCAGGGGTCGATATTTGCTCATTGCGAACAGCTTAAAGCTCATGCAGGGCCGGGCTTATCGGGGTCGTCTTCCTCCCCCAGGGCTCCCCAATCGAGCTCAGAGGGCTTTTCCTCCCGATACTCTGGAGGCCATTCTGAGGGCGAGGTCTCCTCTCGGAGCGGCACAAAGGGATCCGGGATCTCAGGCAGGTGCGTGAACCAGTCCACTGCGTAGACCAACTCCGACGGGGTCGTTTCCTTGAAGGCGATCACCTCCACACGTCGGCCCGAATCGGCCACAGCCTCGATAAGCTCCAGAAAATGCCCATTGCCTGAGCCCAGCACGACCACATCCAGATGGGGCAACAGGCGCAGCACATCCGCTGCGATGCCCATGTCCCAGAGCCCGTGGTATGTCGTACGGTCCAATTCGGTATACCGGTCATGAGGTCGCACCCGGCGGCGCACGCGGTAGCCCAGCGCGGAAAGCTTGTACACAAACGGCCGGATCGAGCTCCCCCCCTCTTGTTCAACCACGTATGCTGTGGCTCGCACCAGGCGACGGTATCCCACAGCAAACCGAAGCAAACTCTCGAAGTTTACATACCGCCCGTAGAATTCACGGCTGGCGTAGTAGAGATTCTCCGTGTCCACAAAGATCCCCACGCGCTGATCCCGCACGTTCCCCCATTTGATGGCGCCCATACGAACCTCTTCCTTTTGGGGAAGTCCAGCCAAGCTAACCAAAGCTAACACGCGACTTGAGCTTTTTCCAGGCTCACGCTCCGAATGAAGAGGGGCAAATGGGCTCCGCCGGCGCCCGAGAATCCGCCTGCTCAGAACCGCTTCTCGACGAGGCTTTGGTTCTACGCGTGAGCTGTGTATCGGTCGAACTAGAGCCTTAATTTGGTCTGTGTGCAAAACCAACGGAGGGGTGCGATCATGGATATCGCGTGGCGCTTGCTGGGCGCAGTCCTGCTAGCGGGAGCCCCGCTCCTAGCCGGAGCCCAGGGCCCCGCCCGTCGGGCACTGGAGGCCGCATCCCAGAGGGTGCGGGCCTGGTGGC harbors:
- the bshB1 gene encoding bacillithiol biosynthesis deacetylase BshB1, which translates into the protein MQLDVLAFAAHPDDAELSCGGTLLKLARAGYRTGIVDLTRGELGTRGTPEIRAQEAEAAARILGLSIRENLGLPDGHIPLNEAARLAVIRVLRRYRPHLILVNAPTDRHPDHEHAARLVVEASFYAGLRRIQTLEADGTPQEPWRPHHILHYLQHDDLRPHFVVDISDVIEERLQAVRAYRSQLFSPDYAGDDPPTLLSTDRFWEGLIGRLRHFGLLIGAAYAEGFRYHKWPLPVDDLMQVLHARPPR
- a CDS encoding GNAT family N-acetyltransferase, whose amino-acid sequence is MSSFRVHVASWEDAEAIVAFNLALAWESEGLTLDPERVRAGVEAVLRDSQKGRYWIAKNGSTPVGQLLITREWSDWRARYFWWVQSVYVAPSWRGRGVFRALLREVQAAARASSDVCGLRLYVHQENRMAMAVYERTGFRRAAYAIYERDCA
- a CDS encoding NAD-dependent deacylase is translated as MYHPKTIERLRRARSVAVLTGAGISAESGIPTFRSPEGLWARFKPEELANVKAFLRNPELVWSWYEHRRRVAREAQPNAAHLALVALEERYPDFTLITQNVDNLHRRAGSRNVVELHGNIERNRCVACQRPWVEPDTELKEPPRCAHCGELVRPDVVWFGEPLPEEAWMRAEAAARRAEVFLVIGTSAVVYPAAWLPEIAWESGAYTVEINLEPTALSDRVHDSVRERATAALVRLLELLG
- a CDS encoding RNA methyltransferase is translated as MRKLLPHEIRRPSLEELPRLPRHPIVLVAENIRSLHNVGSFFRTADGARIEKVYLTGFTGTPERAEVRKTALGAEASVPWEHDPDTLAVLERLRAAGYRIAALELTDCSRPYHAVRPEEFPLALVVGNELTGVSDAALQRCDFALEIPQYGIKHSLNVSVAAGVVLFTLVHLYREACGLPSGYTPEQEHLLGRFRGREALSQDPCGLHHGP
- a CDS encoding HIT domain-containing protein, producing MERLFSPWRSRYIASFKEGSGSRDCIFCEAPQRPDSPENLIVWRGERVFLVLNLYPYNSGHLMAVPFRHVDSLLRLEEAELLELWCAARLAIRALDALMQPHGYNVGMNLGRVAGAGIEDHVHLHVVPRWHGDTNFMPVLGEVKVISEALEETWKKLREILPHLHP
- the pyk gene encoding pyruvate kinase, which gives rise to MMRHTKIICTLGPATQSPERIRALLEAGMDVARLNAAHGTHEDQARLIAYVRQAGRELSRTVPILYDLQGPKIRIGPVEGDAVELRAGQQVLISTEPLPSTSWRLSTNYAHLPEDVRPGDRILLDDGLMELRVLETRPREVLAVVEVGGLLRSRKGMNLPRVPVRLPALTSKDREDLRFALAQGVEWIALSFVRTAEDVRTLRREIAALGGRAGVVAKIEKPEAVEALEEILEVADAVMVARGDLGIEASPDQIPLLQKDIIRKSLQRARPIITATQMLESMVENPRPTRAEATDVANAVLDGTDAVMLSAETAMGRHPVEAVRVMARIIEATEARPDLFPPHPFTPARTAEEAVTEAISYTACELARQVGARAIACLTFSGQTARVIAKYRPWVPIVAFTDDPHVAALLHLVRGTIGVPIPFQAHTDAVIDRVREELLRRGWAKPGDRVVITAGMPLPAKGRTNMVQVATL
- a CDS encoding RluA family pseudouridine synthase, with the protein product MLRPPMAEVRRVVLEVPAGYRERERLDLYIARRLEHATRSRVQAAIAAGLVRVSGELATRAGYRVRAGDRIEVMIPKPPPPEVRPEPMELDIRYEDAYLLVLNKPPGVVVHPAFGHWSGTLVNGLLAHVGRLSGLNDPVLRPGIVHRLDKDTSGLLLVAKDEGTHANLARQFQLRTLERRYWALVWGHPEPEGEISAPIGRDPRDRKRMAVLASGKPAVTRYRVLERYEALSLLELRLLTGRTHQIRVHCAWLGHPVFGDPVYGGRTLRYGAERAGRRAAYQALLERLPRQALHARTLGFRHPVTGQWLQFAADPPEDMAEVMELLRRMSHVPSEDH
- a CDS encoding N-acetyltransferase, with amino-acid sequence MRATCWIDPTAEIGPGTELGAFVVIGAGVRIGRNCRIGHHVVVHAGVRIGDGVRIDEHAVIGKQPMRAARSAVTRAEEQPPAEIGDGCLIGAHAIIYAGARLEAGVMVADLATVRERVQVGAGTIIGRGVAVENDCLIGRYCKLETNAYITAYSRLEDFVFVAPCVATSNDPFAGRTAERFRRFRGVTVRRGGRIGVHATILPGIEIGEDALVGAGAVLTRHAQPGLIYKGVPARPAGPVPQEQRLENQGWTE